From a single Marinobacter sp. THAF197a genomic region:
- a CDS encoding 3-oxoacyl-ACP reductase, translating to MSDLYLKLVNTPVGKTAAQSLGLPSPAPLNRLKRVDQPFIEGDVLIGAGAGARAIATLGSIIGASPAGLHHATGIETLADSAQAGNKAKALDVSGEVNGKFSALVFDATGLKTPQELRALYDFFHPTIRKLASNGRVLVIGQDPHTCRKAPQAAAQQALEGFVRAVGKEIGKKGCTANLVWMAPNAENQLDSTVRFFLSARSAYVSGQAVRIGEAEEAKATNPVAPLAGKVALVTGASRGIGAAIAETLARDGATVIGLDIPPALEELQKVTDAIKGKALACDITEEKAPKLIADFIEKETGGVDFVVHNAGITRDKTLGNMPEHFWDMTIAVNLTAEELIDEELAERKLMRDNGRIVCISSISGIAGNFGQTNYSCAKSGVIGYVESMAKHLKNGITINAIAPGFIETQMTAAMPFTIREAGRRMNSLSQGGQPVDVAEAIAWYCNPASAGVNGNVVRVCGQSLIGK from the coding sequence ATGTCTGACCTCTACCTGAAACTGGTTAACACTCCGGTTGGCAAAACCGCTGCACAGTCGCTGGGCTTGCCCTCCCCGGCGCCCCTCAACCGCCTGAAGCGGGTCGACCAGCCATTTATTGAAGGCGACGTATTGATTGGTGCAGGCGCCGGTGCCCGCGCTATCGCCACGCTCGGCTCAATCATTGGCGCCAGCCCGGCGGGCCTGCACCATGCCACGGGCATCGAAACCCTGGCGGACTCCGCTCAGGCGGGCAACAAAGCCAAGGCGCTGGATGTGTCCGGCGAAGTGAACGGAAAGTTCTCAGCTCTGGTATTCGATGCGACCGGTCTCAAAACCCCTCAGGAACTGCGCGCCCTGTACGACTTTTTCCATCCGACCATCCGCAAACTGGCGTCCAATGGCCGGGTGCTGGTGATAGGCCAGGACCCTCACACCTGCCGGAAGGCACCCCAGGCCGCCGCCCAGCAAGCCCTTGAAGGCTTTGTCCGCGCCGTTGGCAAGGAAATCGGCAAGAAGGGCTGCACGGCCAACCTGGTATGGATGGCTCCGAACGCCGAGAACCAGCTGGATTCCACGGTTCGCTTCTTCCTGTCTGCACGCTCGGCTTATGTTTCCGGCCAGGCGGTGCGTATTGGCGAAGCAGAGGAGGCCAAAGCCACCAACCCGGTGGCTCCGCTGGCCGGCAAGGTAGCCCTGGTCACTGGCGCCTCCCGGGGCATTGGCGCAGCCATTGCAGAAACCCTGGCCCGTGACGGCGCAACCGTTATCGGCCTGGATATCCCCCCGGCATTGGAGGAACTGCAGAAAGTAACCGACGCCATCAAAGGCAAGGCACTGGCCTGCGACATTACGGAAGAAAAGGCACCCAAGCTGATAGCAGATTTCATCGAAAAAGAAACCGGCGGGGTTGATTTTGTGGTTCACAACGCCGGCATTACCCGCGACAAAACCCTCGGAAACATGCCAGAGCACTTCTGGGATATGACGATCGCTGTCAACCTGACCGCTGAGGAACTGATCGATGAAGAACTGGCCGAGCGCAAGCTGATGCGCGACAACGGCCGTATTGTGTGCATTTCCTCCATCAGCGGCATTGCCGGCAACTTCGGCCAGACCAACTATTCCTGCGCCAAGAGCGGTGTGATCGGTTATGTGGAGTCTATGGCGAAGCACCTGAAAAACGGCATAACCATCAACGCCATTGCCCCCGGCTTCATCGAAACCCAGATGACCGCCGCCATGCCATTCACCATCCGCGAGGCGGGCCGGCGCATGAACAGTCTGTCTCAGGGCGGACAACCGGTAGACGTGGCAGAAGCCATTGCCTGGTACTGCAACCCGGCTTCTGCCGGCGTTAACGGCAACGTTGTGCGGGTGTGCGGGCAGTCGCTGATCGGCAAATGA
- a CDS encoding shikimate kinase, whose product MVGRNGRNLIFIGMPGSGKSTIGVLVAKRLGMGFTDTDLLIQEQAGRTLQEIVDRDGYVALRQIEEQVLLALDVQNQVISTGGSAVYSDAAMQHLKRNGTVVFLDISLETVIHRIGDYSLRGISRRPDQSLAELFEERFALYTRYADLTVKGEGFNQDQLCEAIIRKL is encoded by the coding sequence ATGGTGGGTCGTAATGGCCGCAACCTGATTTTCATCGGCATGCCCGGCAGTGGCAAAAGTACCATCGGTGTGCTGGTGGCCAAGCGCCTTGGTATGGGGTTCACTGACACCGACCTGCTGATTCAGGAGCAGGCCGGTCGCACCCTGCAGGAGATCGTTGATCGGGACGGCTATGTGGCGTTGCGTCAGATCGAGGAGCAGGTGTTGCTGGCGCTGGACGTTCAGAATCAGGTGATCAGTACCGGCGGCAGTGCGGTGTACAGTGATGCTGCAATGCAGCACTTGAAGCGTAACGGCACCGTGGTGTTTCTGGACATTTCACTGGAGACGGTGATTCACCGCATTGGCGATTACAGCCTTCGGGGGATTTCGCGGCGGCCGGACCAGTCTCTGGCCGAGTTGTTCGAGGAGCGTTTCGCGCTTTATACCCGCTATGCAGACCTGACCGTAAAAGGGGAGGGCTTCAATCAGGACCAGTTGTGTGAGGCGATTATCCGCAAGCTCTGA
- a CDS encoding acyl-CoA dehydrogenase family protein has protein sequence MNLDIPGKFAPIVHQAQQVAREVFRPISRHYDRAEHAYPKELDMFASIMDGMNDGAADGGAGAGRLARSAGDTGTGTGNQNGTNMKTVLGLTELCWGDVGLALSIPRQGLGNSAIAAVANEQQLQRFGKTWAAMAITEPGVGSDSAAIRTTATKDGDHYIINGEKIYVTAGERANAVVVWATLDKSLGRAAIKSFVVEKGTPGMTVERLEKKLGIRASDTAAIRFDNCRVPKENLLGDPEISVGKGFAGAMQTFDNTRPVVAGMAIGVARAALERTQEILKAAGLNLTYQQQSWTTTAAVRELHLLEAELEAARLLTLRAAWMADNGQPNSKEASMAKAKAGRVGNQITLRCVELCASLGYQETELLEKWARDSKILDIFEGTQQIQLLIIARRLLGKSSSELK, from the coding sequence ATGAATCTCGACATTCCTGGAAAGTTTGCACCGATTGTTCATCAGGCCCAACAGGTGGCCCGGGAAGTTTTCCGACCCATTTCCCGACATTATGACCGCGCCGAGCACGCCTATCCCAAGGAACTGGATATGTTCGCATCCATCATGGACGGCATGAACGATGGCGCTGCCGATGGTGGTGCCGGGGCTGGCCGCCTGGCCCGGTCCGCTGGAGACACCGGCACCGGCACCGGCAACCAGAATGGCACCAACATGAAAACCGTTCTGGGTCTCACGGAACTCTGCTGGGGCGACGTCGGCCTGGCTCTGTCCATCCCTCGCCAGGGTTTGGGTAACTCGGCCATTGCCGCCGTTGCCAACGAGCAACAGCTTCAACGGTTTGGCAAGACCTGGGCAGCCATGGCCATCACCGAACCCGGTGTCGGTTCGGATTCCGCCGCCATTCGGACAACTGCCACTAAAGACGGCGATCACTATATTATCAACGGTGAAAAGATCTATGTGACCGCCGGTGAAAGGGCCAATGCCGTTGTGGTTTGGGCCACACTCGACAAATCCCTGGGCCGAGCCGCCATCAAATCGTTCGTGGTGGAGAAAGGCACGCCTGGAATGACCGTGGAGCGACTGGAGAAGAAACTGGGTATCCGCGCCTCAGACACGGCCGCTATCCGTTTTGACAATTGCCGGGTTCCGAAAGAAAACCTGCTGGGTGATCCCGAGATCAGCGTGGGCAAGGGCTTTGCCGGCGCCATGCAAACCTTTGACAACACCCGACCGGTGGTCGCTGGAATGGCTATCGGAGTGGCCCGGGCCGCCCTGGAGCGCACTCAGGAAATTCTGAAGGCAGCGGGACTGAACCTTACCTACCAGCAACAGAGCTGGACAACCACCGCCGCTGTCCGGGAACTGCATTTGCTGGAAGCGGAACTGGAAGCCGCCAGGCTACTGACGCTCAGAGCCGCCTGGATGGCCGACAACGGCCAACCCAACTCCAAAGAAGCCTCCATGGCCAAAGCCAAGGCCGGCCGGGTGGGTAACCAGATCACGCTCCGCTGCGTGGAGCTGTGTGCTTCACTGGGGTACCAGGAAACGGAACTGCTCGAAAAATGGGCCAGGGACTCCAAAATACTCGATATTTTCGAAGGCACCCAGCAGATCCAGCTGCTGATCATCGCCCGACGATTACTCGGAAAGTCGTCCTCCGAGCTGAAATAA
- a CDS encoding DUF2846 domain-containing protein: MKKRVPYLRNAIALLCVVALSGCTIYQSIGKSVGAFLHPVSGHDFVHIDTDAWDQRNAVLYFYRTHSQWAADEIESPSVYIDDKHYFNIRNNSYTWLEVKPGQRHIAMRRPLLGLEGLNSFSLSLIADATLRVEPGKIYYLRYNELTEPERRHPDLDPDHPLASGDLQLVTRDYAMQSGQIVSTLFLNSDLLAPNHAGASIVEVNEDMDYKKRKAALEEERELEVEQLKQQGKYESASWYWPFGGGPTEPLEADQKLEALERDYAKLELERKQRREEESGGGWWIF; encoded by the coding sequence ATGAAAAAACGAGTGCCTTACCTTCGGAACGCTATCGCCCTGTTGTGTGTGGTGGCGCTCTCCGGTTGTACGATCTATCAATCTATTGGCAAGAGCGTGGGAGCTTTCCTGCACCCTGTGTCGGGGCATGACTTTGTCCATATCGACACCGATGCCTGGGACCAGCGCAATGCTGTTCTTTACTTCTACCGCACTCACTCCCAATGGGCTGCGGATGAGATCGAGTCGCCCAGCGTCTACATAGACGACAAGCACTACTTCAACATACGCAACAACAGTTACACCTGGCTTGAAGTGAAACCCGGTCAGCGTCACATCGCTATGCGCAGGCCGCTGCTGGGGCTGGAGGGGCTGAATTCGTTCAGCTTGAGCCTGATTGCCGATGCCACGCTGCGGGTTGAGCCCGGCAAGATCTATTACCTGCGTTACAACGAGCTGACCGAGCCGGAGCGGCGCCATCCGGATCTGGACCCGGATCATCCTCTGGCCAGTGGCGATCTGCAGCTGGTGACCCGTGACTACGCCATGCAGTCTGGTCAGATTGTTTCGACTCTGTTCCTCAACAGCGATCTGCTGGCGCCGAATCATGCTGGTGCTTCCATTGTTGAGGTTAATGAAGACATGGATTACAAAAAGCGAAAGGCGGCGTTGGAGGAAGAACGGGAGCTTGAGGTTGAGCAGCTGAAACAGCAGGGTAAGTATGAGTCTGCCTCCTGGTACTGGCCGTTCGGTGGTGGCCCCACAGAGCCCCTTGAGGCGGATCAGAAGCTGGAGGCGCTGGAGCGGGATTACGCAAAGCTGGAATTGGAACGTAAGCAGCGGCGTGAAGAGGAATCCGGCGGCGGCTGGTGGATTTTCTGA
- a CDS encoding acetyl-CoA C-acetyltransferase, translated as MAQAPKTTRTGTKSGSRATKKAPGIRRVAVIGGNRTPFARSNTAYSKISNQELLTSTLRGLVDRYNLQGMRLGEVVAGAVIKHSRDFNLTRESVLSSGLAPETPAYDIQQACGTGLEAAILVANKIALGQIECGIAGGTDTTSDAPIGVGEGLREILLDLNRAKTAKERLKILGRFRPGHLMPEIPENGEPRTGLSMGDHCQVTAKEWNIAREDQDRLAWESHQKLAKAYDEGFFEDLLTPMAGLDKDNILRPDTTLEKLATLKPCFDRENGTMTAANSTALTDGASCVLLASEEWAKANNMEVKAWLTFSEVAAVDFVDKKEGLLMAPAYAVPRMLEKAGLTLQDFDFYEIHEAFAAQVLSTLKAWEDPVFCKERLGLDKPLGSIDRAKMNVKGSSLATGHPFAATGGRIVATLAKLLEEKGSGRGLISICAAGGQGVTAILER; from the coding sequence ATGGCACAGGCACCAAAAACCACTCGTACTGGCACGAAATCCGGTTCTCGGGCTACCAAAAAGGCGCCCGGCATTCGCCGCGTTGCCGTTATTGGCGGTAATCGCACGCCATTTGCCCGCTCCAACACCGCCTACAGCAAAATCAGTAATCAGGAGCTGCTGACATCCACGCTTCGGGGTCTGGTGGATCGCTACAACCTCCAGGGCATGAGGCTGGGCGAGGTGGTCGCTGGCGCGGTGATCAAACACTCCCGGGACTTCAACCTTACCCGTGAGTCGGTGTTGAGCTCGGGCCTGGCGCCGGAAACGCCGGCCTACGATATCCAGCAGGCCTGTGGTACCGGGCTTGAGGCAGCCATTCTGGTGGCGAACAAAATTGCTCTTGGGCAAATTGAATGCGGTATCGCCGGCGGTACCGATACCACGTCGGATGCGCCCATCGGTGTGGGTGAGGGCTTGCGGGAAATTCTTCTGGACCTGAACCGTGCCAAAACCGCCAAGGAACGCCTCAAGATTCTCGGCCGTTTCCGCCCGGGCCATCTGATGCCGGAGATTCCGGAGAATGGCGAGCCGCGTACCGGACTGTCCATGGGGGATCACTGTCAGGTCACGGCGAAGGAGTGGAATATTGCCCGTGAGGATCAGGATCGCCTGGCCTGGGAAAGCCACCAGAAGCTGGCCAAGGCCTATGACGAAGGCTTCTTTGAGGATCTTCTGACACCGATGGCGGGTCTGGATAAAGATAACATCCTGCGCCCGGATACCACCCTTGAAAAGCTGGCTACATTGAAACCCTGTTTTGATCGTGAGAACGGCACCATGACCGCTGCCAACAGCACCGCACTGACGGATGGCGCTTCTTGTGTGCTGCTGGCCAGTGAGGAGTGGGCCAAGGCCAATAATATGGAAGTGAAGGCCTGGCTGACGTTCTCTGAAGTGGCAGCGGTGGACTTCGTGGACAAGAAAGAGGGCCTGCTGATGGCGCCGGCCTATGCCGTGCCGCGTATGCTGGAGAAGGCAGGTCTGACCCTGCAGGATTTCGACTTCTACGAAATTCACGAAGCCTTCGCCGCCCAGGTATTGTCTACCCTGAAGGCGTGGGAAGATCCGGTCTTCTGCAAGGAGCGCCTGGGTCTGGACAAGCCGCTGGGCAGTATTGACCGGGCAAAGATGAACGTGAAAGGCTCCAGTCTGGCAACCGGGCACCCGTTTGCCGCCACCGGTGGTCGTATCGTCGCAACCCTGGCCAAATTGCTGGAAGAAAAGGGCAGTGGTCGAGGCCTGATTTCCATCTGTGCGGCGGGCGGTCAGGGCGTGACGGCGATTCTGGAGCGCTAA
- a CDS encoding autotransporter assembly complex protein TamA produces the protein MLLARYHIQRILKLTGLAVLLSASASHASQVRVEVEGDHSDLRDNARIFVGEVEGRSADGLRRYASTAIAQVEQAIRALGYYNPVITFEVTENADGLAELVLTVVPGEPVRIRSRSVLIEGPGSEDPALVNQIPKEPAEGDVLHHGRYNTLRQAIQNRARRLGYFDGEFVTRRLEVDPSENHADITLHYRTGERYRLGAVTFLEGHGFDEGLLNQFVTFEPGIPFHADEVAKLNSDLSNSGYFSGVDIDASPNRAEDGVIPVDIGLTPRPPRSVGAGVGFSTDVGPRFRGNWREHYTNPMGHRRGADTELSELRQNVSGWYELPLDPPMTDSIRLGTGYQRENIEDVESERLTLGQQWRHQLDTGWMQVLSLRWEGERFKIGEDERGNSSLLLPGLSYSKLQANSPLDPSRGYRLQLDVTGAHRAIISDADILHVNVLARGLYTLADNHRFLTRFNFGGVATNSFSDVPPSLRFFAGGDQSVRGYGYETLSPRDDNGVAVGGRFQLVGGVEYQYEFVRNWRVAAFVDKGNAVNDVFDRLATGAGLGIRWVSPVGPLRLDVAKGLDEEFGGGWRIHFSMGPEL, from the coding sequence ATGCTGTTAGCCCGATACCACATACAAAGAATCCTGAAGCTGACCGGGCTTGCGGTGCTGTTGAGCGCGTCTGCCAGCCATGCCAGTCAGGTCAGGGTTGAGGTTGAGGGCGATCACAGTGACTTGAGAGACAATGCCCGGATTTTTGTGGGTGAGGTAGAAGGCCGCTCAGCCGATGGCCTGCGCCGTTACGCCTCCACGGCGATAGCTCAGGTTGAACAGGCCATTCGGGCCCTGGGGTACTACAATCCGGTGATCACATTCGAAGTCACCGAAAATGCGGATGGGCTGGCCGAGCTGGTGTTGACGGTGGTACCGGGGGAGCCCGTACGCATTCGTTCCCGGTCAGTGCTGATCGAGGGGCCAGGCAGTGAAGATCCGGCACTGGTTAATCAGATTCCGAAAGAGCCAGCGGAAGGAGATGTGCTTCATCATGGCCGTTACAACACGCTGCGGCAGGCCATACAGAATCGGGCGCGACGTCTGGGTTACTTTGACGGTGAGTTTGTGACCCGCCGACTGGAAGTAGACCCTTCCGAGAATCACGCAGATATTACCTTGCACTACCGTACCGGCGAGCGGTATCGCCTGGGCGCGGTTACCTTCCTGGAAGGCCATGGTTTTGATGAAGGTTTACTGAACCAGTTTGTGACCTTTGAACCCGGCATTCCTTTCCACGCCGATGAAGTGGCGAAGCTCAACAGCGATCTCTCTAACAGTGGTTACTTTTCCGGTGTGGATATTGATGCTTCACCGAATCGGGCAGAGGATGGTGTGATACCGGTGGATATTGGTCTTACCCCCAGGCCGCCCCGGTCGGTAGGCGCCGGTGTTGGCTTCTCAACAGACGTCGGCCCCCGGTTCCGCGGTAACTGGCGAGAGCATTACACCAACCCCATGGGTCATCGACGCGGGGCAGACACGGAGCTTTCGGAGCTGCGGCAGAACGTCAGTGGATGGTATGAGCTCCCGCTGGATCCACCGATGACGGATTCTATTCGGTTGGGCACCGGTTATCAGCGAGAAAATATTGAGGATGTGGAGTCAGAGCGACTGACGCTCGGCCAGCAATGGCGGCACCAGCTGGATACCGGCTGGATGCAGGTGCTGTCCCTTCGATGGGAAGGCGAGCGCTTCAAAATTGGTGAAGATGAACGGGGCAACTCCAGCCTGTTGCTGCCGGGGCTCAGTTACTCCAAACTCCAGGCCAACTCGCCCCTGGACCCGTCCCGGGGCTATCGATTGCAGCTTGATGTGACCGGTGCCCACCGGGCCATCATATCGGACGCAGACATCCTGCACGTGAATGTGCTGGCCAGGGGGCTGTATACCCTGGCTGATAATCACCGGTTCCTGACCCGTTTCAACTTTGGTGGGGTGGCGACCAACAGTTTTTCCGATGTGCCTCCCTCATTGCGCTTCTTTGCCGGTGGTGATCAGAGTGTCCGGGGCTACGGCTACGAAACCCTGTCGCCCCGTGATGACAATGGCGTAGCCGTTGGTGGCCGTTTTCAGCTGGTCGGTGGTGTCGAATATCAGTACGAGTTTGTCCGGAACTGGCGGGTGGCGGCGTTCGTCGACAAGGGCAACGCGGTGAATGATGTGTTTGACCGGCTGGCGACAGGTGCCGGCCTGGGGATTCGCTGGGTGAGCCCGGTCGGGCCGTTGCGCCTCGACGTGGCCAAGGGGTTGGACGAGGAGTTTGGCGGCGGCTGGCGTATTCACTTTTCCATGGGGCCAGAGCTGTGA
- the sstT gene encoding serine/threonine transporter SstT has protein sequence MSSRLPAFLRPLLQLGLIPQITIGIVAGILLAIIAPEAARSVSLLGQLFISALTAVAPILVFVLVASAIAAHQKGQPTHIRGVLFLYVVGTLLAAVVAVVASFVFPSELTLDMPEVTGNPPGSIVEILQNLVLSVVTNPVTALMDANFIAILAWAIGLGLMLRQSGEATRTVLNDLSEAISGIVKVVIRLAPLGIFGLVANTLAESGVAALLEYGHLLAVIVGCMLFVALVTNPLIVFAYTRRNPYPLVFACLRGSAITAFFTRSSAANIPVNLNLCDRLKLDPDTYSISIPLGATINMAGAAITISVITLATAHTLGIPVDLPTALLLCVVSAVAACGVSGVAGGSLLLIPLATSLFGISADIAMQAVAIGFVISVVQDSTETALNSSTDVLFTAAACRAAEDRV, from the coding sequence ATGTCCAGCCGGCTGCCCGCTTTCCTACGCCCTTTATTGCAACTGGGCCTGATCCCGCAAATTACCATCGGCATTGTTGCCGGCATACTGTTGGCCATTATTGCGCCAGAGGCGGCGCGCTCGGTATCGCTGCTTGGGCAATTGTTTATTTCGGCTCTGACAGCCGTGGCGCCGATTCTGGTATTTGTACTGGTGGCGTCGGCTATTGCCGCCCACCAGAAGGGGCAACCTACCCACATTCGCGGGGTGTTGTTTCTGTATGTGGTTGGCACCCTGCTGGCGGCGGTGGTGGCCGTGGTTGCCAGCTTTGTGTTCCCCTCTGAGCTTACCCTGGATATGCCGGAAGTGACCGGTAATCCGCCGGGCAGCATTGTCGAAATTCTGCAGAATCTGGTTTTGAGCGTGGTTACCAATCCGGTCACGGCACTGATGGACGCCAATTTCATTGCCATTTTGGCCTGGGCCATCGGCCTCGGGTTGATGTTGCGGCAGTCCGGCGAAGCCACCAGAACGGTTCTGAACGATCTGTCTGAAGCCATTTCTGGTATCGTGAAGGTGGTCATCCGGCTGGCACCTTTGGGCATTTTTGGCCTTGTCGCCAATACCCTGGCGGAGTCAGGTGTGGCGGCCCTGCTCGAGTATGGTCATTTGCTGGCGGTGATTGTGGGCTGCATGCTGTTTGTGGCGCTGGTTACCAATCCATTGATTGTTTTTGCTTACACGCGCCGCAACCCATACCCTCTGGTGTTTGCCTGCCTGCGGGGGAGCGCGATTACTGCTTTCTTTACTCGCAGTTCTGCCGCCAACATTCCGGTGAATCTCAATCTGTGTGACCGTCTAAAGCTCGATCCGGACACCTATTCGATTTCCATTCCGCTGGGTGCAACCATCAATATGGCCGGGGCGGCGATTACCATCTCCGTGATCACACTGGCCACAGCGCATACGCTCGGTATTCCGGTTGACTTACCAACGGCACTGTTACTTTGTGTGGTATCCGCCGTTGCAGCCTGTGGTGTCTCTGGTGTGGCCGGTGGTTCCTTGCTGCTTATCCCGCTGGCCACCAGCCTGTTTGGCATTTCCGCCGATATTGCCATGCAGGCCGTGGCCATCGGGTTTGTGATCAGTGTGGTACAGGATTCCACCGAAACGGCGCTGAATTCCTCCACGGATGTCCTGTTTACCGCAGCCGCCTGCCGTGCGGCGGAGGATCGGGTGTGA
- a CDS encoding acyl-CoA dehydrogenase family protein: MTRDPIGLALSIMNRISGNPLLDRLGLRSPLERTAYQGTRTGFRTIALAGREFKRVRNWLPRKRLPPGAPGDLFDLSLDDDQQMIVDSLKRLARDVLRPAAQEADEQGRLPEAVKHEAAALGLPMYAVPSEFGGVAEQQSPVTSVLIAEQLAWGDMALAIRLLAPFSVAQAISCWGTGEQQSRYLPAFCEDAPPVASLAIDEPTPLFDPMQPSTTATETDQGYRINGEKSFVIAGAECELLLVSAVLNGTPRVFIIETAGLNLAMADTPGMGLRAAEATSVRFDNLDVPADALLGDDDFCFQTFIDRAALMRCGLAIGTSQAVLDYVIPYCNDRQAFGEPISHRQSVAFMISNMAIEADSMRMLTWRAASRAETGRSYHRESCLARLLCNEKSMEIGTNGVQLLGGHGFVKEHPVERWYRDIRSTATHHGGVHA; the protein is encoded by the coding sequence GTGACCAGGGATCCAATCGGACTTGCACTCTCGATCATGAACCGGATATCCGGCAACCCTTTACTGGATCGACTGGGCTTGAGATCTCCCCTTGAACGTACGGCATACCAAGGTACTCGGACCGGTTTCCGGACCATTGCCCTGGCGGGCCGTGAGTTTAAGCGGGTTCGCAACTGGCTACCCCGGAAGCGACTGCCACCCGGGGCCCCAGGCGACCTGTTTGACCTTAGCCTGGACGACGACCAGCAAATGATTGTCGACAGCCTGAAACGCCTGGCACGTGATGTCCTCAGGCCCGCAGCCCAGGAGGCCGACGAACAGGGCCGATTGCCTGAAGCCGTTAAACACGAGGCTGCTGCCCTTGGCTTGCCCATGTACGCGGTACCCAGTGAATTTGGCGGGGTGGCCGAACAGCAGTCGCCGGTGACCAGCGTGCTGATTGCTGAGCAACTGGCCTGGGGCGATATGGCTCTGGCAATTCGGCTACTGGCACCCTTCAGCGTCGCCCAGGCGATCAGTTGCTGGGGCACTGGAGAGCAACAGTCCCGCTATCTGCCGGCCTTCTGCGAGGATGCGCCGCCGGTGGCCAGCCTCGCCATTGACGAACCAACGCCGCTGTTTGACCCAATGCAACCATCCACCACGGCTACCGAGACCGATCAGGGCTACCGGATTAACGGCGAAAAATCGTTTGTGATTGCAGGCGCCGAGTGCGAGTTGTTGCTGGTCTCGGCTGTCCTTAATGGCACACCCCGGGTCTTCATTATTGAAACCGCTGGCCTAAACCTGGCGATGGCGGATACCCCGGGGATGGGGCTGCGCGCGGCGGAGGCCACCTCGGTCCGGTTCGACAACCTGGACGTACCGGCCGACGCACTGCTCGGCGATGACGATTTTTGCTTTCAGACCTTCATCGACAGAGCCGCCCTGATGCGCTGCGGCCTGGCCATAGGTACGTCACAGGCGGTACTGGACTATGTCATTCCCTACTGCAACGACCGCCAGGCCTTTGGCGAGCCTATCAGCCACCGGCAATCGGTGGCGTTCATGATCAGCAATATGGCCATTGAGGCCGACAGTATGCGCATGCTCACCTGGCGCGCCGCCAGCCGGGCCGAAACCGGCCGAAGCTACCACCGGGAAAGCTGCCTGGCCCGCTTGCTGTGCAATGAGAAAAGCATGGAGATTGGAACCAACGGTGTCCAACTGCTCGGTGGCCACGGTTTTGTTAAAGAACACCCGGTAGAGCGCTGGTATCGGGATATTCGCTCCACCGCCACTCACCATGGCGGCGTTCACGCCTGA